From the Lepus europaeus isolate LE1 chromosome 14, mLepTim1.pri, whole genome shotgun sequence genome, the window ATAATATATCTAAAGCCTTCCAAAGAgatattaattataattttacaatggtgaatgagaagaaaaataagaataaaatatttttagatttatccaggaaaatgcagaaagaaaatCATAGTGTGAAGAATTTTTTAGCTTTGGTGTACCCAAAAAGTTTTAATtacatctttgtttttaaagaatatttttgatGGATCTAGAATTCTTAGTTGATTTTCTTACTTTGAATTCAATATGTGACTCCACTCTCTTCTGGCATGCATCAGTTTCCACAACAAATCTGCTGTCTTTTGGACCTTTTTCAGGGTACGTAAttatttttggggggtggggctgggtttAAAATATTCTATCACTGGTTATAAGCAATTTTATTGTAGTGTGTTTTGGTgtagttttcttcatgtttcttgtacTTGGGATTCACTGCGCTGTTTTTGGATTTGTGGGTTTCtagttttcatcaaatttggacAACTTAGtccattattttctaaaatatttattctgtttCATGTTTCTCCTGTCTCTTTTAGGGACTTAAAATTACCATTCTATTAGACTTCTTGAAATTTACTCACACATCACCAATgttgtattcatttctttttaacttttttctccattttatttgaataatttctttTGCTATTTAATCAACTTCTCTAACTATTCTGCACTACTAATCTATTcttaattttatcaaatatagTATTATATTAAATTACAGACATTTAGTTCTCATCTCTATAAAGTCAATTTGTCATCTTTTTGTATTCAAGTTTTTACTTAATATGTTCAGGATTTCCTTTAGTTCCAGAATTTTCAAACTCAGTCTATTAGCTTTGCTGTGAGGGAGCTGCCGTGTGCACTGTAGAATGTTTAGCAATATCCCTGGCCTCAATCCAATTAGATACAAGTAGTACTCCCTCCTGAGTCTCCAAGTTCTGATAACACAGACTATCTCCAGACGTTGCTAATTGTCCCCTGAAGGACAAAATTGTTTCTGATTGCTAGCTACTGCTATAGATTCTTAAACATATGGAATATAGTTATAACTGTCATAATGTGAGTTGTCTAGCAATTCAATTATCTAGGTCATTTCTGGGCTagttttgattgatttttctcCTCATTAATGAGTCATGTTTTCCTGAATCTTTGCATGCCTGGTAGCTTTTGATGGATATTATAAGTTTTGTTTACTTTCAAATATTCTCAACATTTGTTCTAAATTGCAGTTAAGTTGTTCAAAAACCATTTGATCCTTTTTGATTTTGCCTTTAAGCTTAATTAGGCATGTCCAGAGTCACCACTAATGAGACAAAACCTACCTGAGATCCTACAGATTATGAGTTTGTACTTCGGTTAGTAGGAGTACAGACTCTTCTCAGTGTTCTGTGAGTTCTTGAGGTTGTGTTAATTCTATTGGATGGTACTTTTCTTCTGGGCTTTCTTTACATGTGTGCTTGTATCCTCTGAACTCTTATGGTTTATTCTTTAAAGATCTCTGGATCTCTCTGAGCATATGTCTTTTTTTTGGTAATTGGTTGTGCAAAATATAGATGCTTGGTTTTTCTAGATGCTCAGATCACTCTCCTTGACTTAGGGGGACCACATGATATTCTGCACTGTCAGCTGAGCAATTGTAGAATTTGTATTGTTTGTTTCCTATCTCTCAGTTATCACTTTTCTTCATTGCCGGGTGTCcactattttgaaaattattatctCATATTTCTAGTTGTGCTTACTAGTTATTTCATGTAAGAAATAAATCCATTCCCTTTTACTCCATCTTGGCTGGAAGTCCATTATATTTAAATCACAATTTGCTGCATTTTGGTAAAAAGAAAGCTGCTGTCATGTTTTACATAGTCAAATACCACTTCTTGGTGTTAACTTTTGAATTAATTAGCTCTGTCAGATGAAAtactgtgtatttttttatttttagaattcatCTGAGGAGGCTTTGATTTActttccattttgtttgtttattcttccTCTGTGTCCTATGCTGATAGTTGTAAATTAAGATGTCTATCATTGTGGAAATGGTGATTTCATAATTTTGGGTAGTTTGAAGTTTGGAGGAAAGATGAATATATTGGTCTTAAatactatgctttttttttaatcgagagagaaggagaggcagagagagagagagagagagagagaggcctttgatctgctggttcactcccgaattggccgcaatggttggagctgcgccgatccgaagccaggatccaggcgcttcttctgggtctcccacacgggtacaggggcccaaagacttgggccatcttctcctgccttcccaggccacagcagagagctggatcagaagtggagcagctgcgacttgaactggcactcatatgggatgccagcactgcaggtggcggctttactcactatgctatagcactggccccaaatactatgcttttaatatttatgaatatgaaaagcagaggaaaagagaaaaagagcaagagcaagagcaagagtgagcaagtgtgtgtgtgggggtatcTCTATAATCTGctagttaacttcccaaatgcccacaacagctggggctgggccaagccagagtcaagaacctggaactcattccagatcttccacatgagtggcagggacccatgtgttTGAACTATCACTTGCCTCCTCTCaaatctgcattatcaggaaactggatcagaagtggaggaccaGGGattagaaccaggcactctgatatgggatattggcatcaaACACTGGCTGCTATTATGTTTTCTGAAACTTGATTTTCCCATGTTCTGATCCAGTCCTTCAAAGTACTCTTCTTGATGGTATTTTGAGAAATCACTTGGCCAACTCAGTGAAAAaactcaaacattttaaaaaatgattacacAAGTCAAGGAACAAACTTGTTCTCTGTATCCGGGAAACAGTAGGATAAAGTTTTATCTGGTATTAAGCCTCCTAacttagagaagaaaacaaattccTGAAGGAGATATTCATTCTGTGTTACATGGTTTAAAATTTCAGTAACCTACTGCAGATTTGCTTCTGCCACCACTATGTTAGGCCTATTCTACAAGATCAGTTCTCCCAATTCCAATTGGAGTTTCCTTTTAGAGATCATGTGAAGTAATGTAGCTGTGATTTAGGGAAGAAGCCTGTAAAAGGCAGTCCATTTGACTAAATGGCACATCAATAAGCTTTATGTATAGATTGCGAAATTTGAGGTTGAGTTTCTTGAGACTTTTGCTGTCCAATCTAATTAGTAACATTGAGCCTCAGCCAGCAATTGTGATCTAGTTAAAGGGGAGGAAAATAGAACCTGTGCTATCCACACATTTAGATTGATAGTAGCTGCTAAGTTTTATCTATCTTCTCAGGTACTATACAGGGATGAACAGGAGAATGAATACATTagtaagattttaaaagataaataccagCCAAAGGAAGAAAGTcatctaaaataaatcttactacGCCCCTTCAActactatttttcttgaaattgtCAAAAAAATCTTCCAGGTGTTAAACACAGTTGTTTCCTGCAGATCTCATTTTCCTGGCTTTATCTGTCTGCTATTTACCACTGGATGACTTTCTTCATCTTAAAACTTGGTTTTATTATGCTACTCTTTCTtggttcacttttttaaaaacttttatttaataaatataaatttccaaagtacaacttttggattatagtgactttcccccccataaccctcccacctgcaaccatcccatttcccactccctctcccatcccattcacatcaagattcattttcaattatctttatatacagaagatcaatttagtatatactaagtaaagatttcaacagtttgcacccacatagaaacacaaagtataaaatactgtttgagtagtagttatactgttaattaacatagtaaaatacattaaggacagagatcctacatgaggagtaagtgcacagtgactcctgttgttgacttaacaatttacactcttatttatggcatcagtaatcacccgaggctcttgtcatgagctgccaaggctatggaagcctctttagttcgccaactctgatcttatttagacaaagccatagtcaaagtggaagttctctcctcccttcagagaaaggtacctccttctttgattgcctgttctttctactgggatctcactcacagagatctttcatttagttttttttttttttgccagagtgtcttggcttttgctgcctgaaatactctcatgggctcttcagccagatccgaatgccttaagagctgattctgaggccagagtgctgtttaggacatctgccattctatgagtctgctgtgtatcctgcttcccatgtaggatcgttctctcctttttaattcttttagttagtattagcagacactagtcttgtttatgtgatccctttgactcttaatcctttcattatgataaattgtgaactgacacttatcactttgactagtgagatggcattggtgcatgctaccttgatgggattgaattggaatcccctggcacatttctttttcttttttttttttttaacttttatttaatgaatataaatttccagtgtacagcttatggattacaatggcttccccccccccataacttccctcccacccgcaaccctcccctctcccgctccctctccccttccatttgcatcaagattcattttcaattctctttatatacagaagatcaatttagtataaagatttcaacagtttgcacccacatagaaacacaaagtgaaacatactgtttgagtactagttatagcattaaatcacaatgtacagcacattaaggacagagatcccacatgaggagcaagtgcacagtggctcctgttgttgacccaacaaattgacactctagtttatggcgccagtaaccatcctaggctgtcgtcatgagttgccaaggctattgaagccttccaagttcgccgactcatatcatatttagacaaggtcataaaagtcagagtgaggatagtaaccaatgatcctaagagtggcatttaccaggtttgaacaattatacagcattaagtggggaagaggaccatcagtacacacaggttgggagtagagccattggtggtagagtagaggttatgattacaaaggaatgaggcccaagtgcactagacagggcctagaacaaaggacagagtcattattagaggagctaagaaaggtgctaagctacaattaagttttctgattgagaggcaaatagaacctgatagaaggggcttgataataatctggtgggctttaggccttgtaaattcagaggcccagacctatctatctcttcacatggggtatatcctaagggaggtgtgaacctcctaggggaaggcactctgttgactttcattacttggctggcctgggaggagagctggccaggtaaaggcaggtggcatctctaacaagaaattgacagttctgcctgcaatgttgctgaccctacttgaccatcccctcagctgcagtggtcactttggaagttgggctgagtgaagggcttttcagcttagagccaataagatctgtggctctgacctgggcatccttcgactccagggcaggtccatttccagtgatccaactcttggcagagcttcccctggcacatttctaactccaccattagggttaagtccgattgagcatgtgctgaactatacatctcctccctctcttattcccactcttatatttaagggggatcaattttcagttaaatttaaacacctaggaataattttgtgttaattaaagagttcacttggggccagtgctgcagtttactaggctaatcctccgtctgcggcactggcacaccgggttctagtcccggttggggcaccggattctgtcccggttgctcctcttccaggccagctctctgctgtggcccaggagtgcagtggaggatggcccaagtgcttgggccctgcacccgcatgggagaccaggagaagcacttggctcctggcttcggatcagggcggtacgccagccacagcgctctggctgcagcggccattggagaatgaaccaaaggaaaaaaggaagacctttctctctgtttctctctctcactgtccactctgcctgtcaaaaaaaaaaaaaaaaaaaaaaaaagaaagaaaaaaggaaagaaaaaaagagttcacttggttcactttttctttttcagtctctCTTGCAGATTcatcttcactttcctttttttaaattggaaatatgaatatattttattaagatCTCACAATGAATGACATGTTAGCACTGTTGTGATAAAGAATCCATGACCCATGGTGGCAGGAGAGTTCTCAGCCAGTGCCAAGTGTCCACTGAAGATGGCCCCGTTCAGAGAGGATGTTTCCTTGGATTCCACCAGCTGCACTGCGGCTTCCAGCCACGCCTCCATGACTTTCCCAGAATCCTTCATTCCAGCACCAGCTGACCCTGTGCCATTCCTGACTCCTTCAAGTCCTAGGTCAAAGGCCTTGTCTCATTCAGCCAGCCACATGGAGTCCCATGCTACCCTCAAGGTTGAGGACACAATGTCACACCAGAAGCAAACACCAGGGGTACATGAGTATACAGTGCTTGGACATGAGCCTAACAACCTCAGAGAATCCATGCTTTCTTCCCAGTCATACACGGTCCCCTAGAGAGCAAAGGAAGCTTCTCATTCATGTTAACAGGTACGGAAGGATTCCATATGCCAGGCACAAGGGACACCAGGTGGCCAGTGTTCACTCCCAGGATCCCCCGCACACAGCAGGAGGTCAGAGCCTGAAAGGAACCAGCTCTACCTTTCggctcagcccctgcctctcGGCTCAGCCCCGGTTCTCCGGCCCCTCTGGCCTCTGAGGGCCACCTCACTGCATTATTCACGAGGGGGACAGGAtggcagggagatggggagacAACCCtgtaaacaaaatacaaaaatgcagAGACCAGGCTTCATACTACAGTATTTTATAAtagaaagcagctgaaaatgctACACTAACAGACACTATGATACAGGGCCTCAGGCTTGGGGAGGGGTCAGCCTGAAGAGCCTCTCGATGGACTGCTGAATGGActgcatctgctgcttcagttGTGACCCTTCTTTGATGGTGACAGAACAGGCGATGACAGGCCTTGAGACCCCACAGGCCCGGCCCAGGGCCTGCTTGGAGCGCACAAACACGTAGGACACGTTCTTGTCCTCACACAGCAGCGGGAGATGCAAGATGATCTCCAGGGGCTCGGCGTCTGCGGCCATCACAATGAACTCCGAGATGTCCCTGTTGAGGGTCTTGGTGGCCTTGTTGGCCCCTTTCCAAAGCTGCTTGTAGTTACACGACTGCTGAACcaggtccaggagcttcttggtgaGGTGGGCATCTGCAAGGGGGTAGGCTTTTGGATTCACATCAGCTTCAGTCATGGTTGCGGCTCCGCGGGGTCGCCACTCGTGACGAACAGCCGCCCTTCACTTTCAATCTATAGACTTCTTATTGTCAGGGTACTTCTTTCtctatgcatttttcctttttcatgagCAAATATACAGGCCCATGGCTCCAGTTACTCCTTGTGCATGAGTAGCTCAAGTCTATCTTCCGCTAAAAATTCTCTCTTGAGTTCCATTGCATACATACATTGAACTGATAGAAATGATTGAATTGGGAGTCCCACAGACTTCCTGAGCCCACCAACATCCAATCTGAACATTTCCTATTCTTTCCCAACCCTACTTCTCTTCTCTACTTCTGTCTCTTAGAGAAAGATGCCAGATTTCAACAATTGCTCACAATGGAGACATGAGAGTCATAAAACATTCCTTTTTTGCCTTACCCTCAAATATCTAAGCCTAGTAAATTCTATCTTCTAGACTATTTCTACTATCATTGCTTTCCTAATTCTATAGATCTGTATTAGCTTCTTCTTATTGGCCACATGAGTTTTAGTTACCTTCCATGAAATTACCTTCCAAAGCCAGAGTTTTATCTCCAACAAACCAATCTTGTGTTACTTCTCCAATTCTTCTGTTATTTCTCTACCACCAAAATTAAATCTAAACTTTTTTTCTTGAACTGGGTTTTTCCTGTTTGTCCAACTTCTATCATTATTTCCCTTGATTTGAATTTTAAACTTGGTTCCTTGCAGAcaatttataaagcaaaaatgaatggatgaatggagcCTTCCAAACAAATAGGCCACACATTCTCACATGTTCTTTCCCTTCACATGCTGTTTCTGCTGCCTACAAAGCTTTTCCCCACTGCACTATTTCACAGCACCTTatgagttgctcctcttccccaggGCAAACACTGGCGTGCTTCCTTTGCTTCAATTACATTTAGTACTTTCCCTCAGAAGAACAGTGGCCAccctgtatttttgtttgtttgtttgtttgtttgcttttctgttcTTCAAGTTGACTACAAACATTTGCAGGTTATGGACATCAACTTTACATCTTTGTATCCAAAAACATCTGAGATGGCCTGCACACAATAGGTGCCCAGTAATGTTTATGTGAGTGAAAACATGCTTTATCAGTAATTAGATTTAGAGATCTTTAACCCTTATTCTGTGGATGAAATCCTAACCCAAATTTTAAACAGGAGTGAttctgaggaggaggagaggtatGTGGAAGCCACTTACTTCTTGATTGGTACTTAAGGGGAGGAGGGTGGGCACCACTTCCTCTCACTGTTCTCCAGAGTTGCCACACAATCTGACCATCTTTCCTCCTCTGTATCTtgaatatttttggttttttgaggGGTACATATAAGGAAAGATGAATGAGGTGAGGGAGTCAACAAATGAGGGGTCCCAGGGAAATTTCCTCCTATTCAAAGTGGagaacatggccggcgccgcggctcaataggctaatcctcctcctgcggcgctggcacaccaggttctagtccccgtcggggcaccgatcctgtcctggttgcccctcttccaggccagctctctgctgtggccagggagcgcagtggaggatggcccaagtgcttgggccctgcaccccatgggagaccaggagaagcacctggctcctgccttcggaacagcgcagtgtgccggccgcagcgtgcctaccgcggcggccattggagggtgaaccagcggcaaaaaggaagacctttctctctgtctgtctctcactgtccactctgcctgtcaaaaaataaaaaaaaaaataataaaaaaataaaaataaataaaaacaaagtggagaacAGGAGCTACAGTTTCCGAGGTGGCGGTAGGTAGTAACAAGAGAATTTCCCTTGTTCCTCAGCTTTAGTATTCACAGGTCTGAAACAGAAACGGCCTTTGACCAAGTAAGCGCTGCCTAAGACTAGCTATATGAGTTGTGGAGCCCATTGGAACATGGAAACATGGGTCCCTTATTAAAAAGTTGCTAAGAATTTTGCGATTGTTAAAAGAGAGCATTAAATTGCACTCCTTATAGTGTTATAAGTCTATGTGCAACTGTACAGGTTGCTTGTACATGGACTTGACCCTGGTGTTCCTGTATGGAGGTTTTAAGTAACCAGCTTTGGtaatgagtttatttatttattcatttgcttgtTTCTTTAAAAGCTCATACAAAATTCTTTGTATATTCAAAAGAGAATAGGGAAATATAAAGATATTGATGTATCTCCTCACCAGCTTAAGAAATGACAAATATATTTGATATACTTTGTGTACCCTCTTATCCCCAGAAGCAACAAATACTCTGAAGAACCACAATTTATTGATCCTTACATGTCTGCATGTTTCTTGTCTATCTGGAATAAAGATGAATCTTAAAGCTATGCAAGAGGAATTTTTTCCTAAGGCAACTGAGTGAAGGACTGAATCTGGTGAGACCCAGGATTAAGCAACTCCAAATTGGTGTGATAAGGAAGTCCTGGTTTggtcctttgtatttttattcattgtttatGTTTTCTTCAGCTCACATCTACCTCCCTTCCTGCCCTTTGTAGAGTCCTATAAACACATCTCCTCTCCTGTAGTAGAATGTGTCGTCTTCCATTTTATTTACTACTTGCTTCTTTTGCAATATGAAGCaccagagtcctggctccaggtctgctttcctttctccctcataGCTCTGCTGGGTAACAGTGCTGGGGATTTAACC encodes:
- the LOC133773395 gene encoding NHP2-like protein 1, with amino-acid sequence MTEADVNPKAYPLADAHLTKKLLDLVQQSCNYKQLWKGANKATKTLNRDISEFIVMAADAEPLEIILHLPLLCEDKNVSYVFVRSKQALGRACGVSRPVIACSVTIKEGSQLKQQMQSIQQSIERLFRLTPPQA